TCGTCCGCATCCTCGGAGGGAGGCGCATGAGCGTGTCGGGCATCATCGAGAACATCGTGCGCCACCATCTAAGCCTCTATGATGATGACTTCGAGGCTTGGCGCAAATTGTGAGAATTAAGGTCTGCGACCTTGGGCATGGATAGATGAAAGGCTGTAGTTCCAACTAACGTGTTCTGAGAGGGAGCGAGGTTATGTTTTGGGAACCCCAAAACGCCTCGCTCCACCATGAGGGCGGAGAAATTTTGCTCCCGACGGTCGCAGAAAGTGAGTGTACCAACTGTAAACAGTATATCGAATGACAAGCATGCAGGAACAGAACAGGAGAAAGGGCGGAAGACCGCCCACAGGCAGGGTTCGCAAGCTGTCGAAGTCTGTCACGGTGAAGTTCTCGAAGCCAAGCTACGAGGCATTGAGGTTGAGGGCGAGAAAAGCCAACCGCAAGTTGGCGGAATACATCCGTGAGTCCGCCTTGAACGGTGAGGTGGTCAGCGGACACAACGCAGAGACGGTAGCCATCGCTAAGAACCTCATTGGCATGGCAAACAACCTCAACCAACTTACCAAGCTGTCGCATCAGAGAGGCTTCCACGAAACCCATGTATTTGTGGTGGACTTGTTGAGAAGATTGAAAGCAATCCTTGGCGAGTATCGCCAAGCAAGTTATAAACCGAAGCCAGGCAGTATGGGCAGAAAGGAGGATACCACATGATAGGCAAGCTAAAGAAGGGCAGCTCATTTGGTGGTTGCGTCCGCTACGTTACAGGCAAGGACGAGGCGAAAATCATCGCCTCGGATGGTGTGTTACTCGGCACGAATGCCGAGATAACGCAAAGTTTCGAGCTACAGAGGCAGCTAAA
This is a stretch of genomic DNA from Segatella hominis. It encodes these proteins:
- a CDS encoding plasmid mobilization protein — its product is MTSMQEQNRRKGGRPPTGRVRKLSKSVTVKFSKPSYEALRLRARKANRKLAEYIRESALNGEVVSGHNAETVAIAKNLIGMANNLNQLTKLSHQRGFHETHVFVVDLLRRLKAILGEYRQASYKPKPGSMGRKEDTT